From a single Candidatus Acidiferrales bacterium genomic region:
- a CDS encoding alpha/beta hydrolase yields MQKISQPYSVHTYSYGSLDSQEGDLYLPHVLRPQVLCLLHGGFWRMPYGRDALSAIAKDLVAGGYAVWNIEYRRVGAPGGGWPETLHDAASAVDHLAALVDDGIELDLNRVIVAGHSAGGQLALWTAARNKPANISSPVRVRPVAAAGLAAITDFARAYELNAGKGAVNEFLGGSHGQYPDRYAAASPIELLPLGVKQLIIHGVNDEVLPIDLSRSYAAAAQASGDCVEFVELPDTGHMDFLDPGSKAYSVLCEWLATV; encoded by the coding sequence ATGCAAAAGATATCTCAGCCATATTCAGTTCACACATATAGTTATGGATCGCTAGACAGCCAGGAGGGCGATTTGTACTTGCCTCATGTATTGCGGCCTCAGGTTCTGTGCCTGCTTCACGGTGGTTTTTGGAGGATGCCATACGGTCGAGATGCGCTCTCAGCCATAGCGAAAGACCTTGTGGCCGGGGGCTATGCAGTTTGGAATATTGAATATCGAAGAGTGGGCGCTCCGGGAGGAGGTTGGCCTGAAACTCTTCACGACGCTGCCTCAGCGGTGGATCACCTTGCGGCGCTTGTGGACGACGGGATCGAACTTGATTTGAACCGGGTCATCGTTGCCGGACATTCTGCAGGTGGTCAACTTGCATTATGGACAGCAGCACGGAACAAACCCGCAAATATCTCTTCACCGGTTCGCGTCCGGCCCGTTGCGGCAGCCGGTCTGGCAGCGATTACCGATTTTGCGCGCGCCTACGAGCTCAACGCGGGAAAAGGCGCAGTCAATGAATTTTTAGGTGGATCGCATGGTCAGTATCCGGATCGCTATGCAGCTGCGTCTCCGATTGAATTGCTGCCCCTCGGTGTAAAGCAATTGATTATTCACGGTGTCAACGACGAAGTTCTACCGATTGACCTCTCCCGAAGTTACGCTGCTGCGGCGCAAGCGTCCGGCGATTGTGTCGAGTTTGTTGAGTTACCCGATACAGGGCATATGGATTTCTTGGATCCAGGTAGCAAGGCGTATTCGGTCCTTTGCGAATGGCTTGCAACAGTATGA